ATATCTGAGTTGTGAAAAACCCGATTCTAGGATATTAAGCGCAAGAAGCTGATCATCATCAGTAAATTTAAAATTAAATATTTTGCTAGAAAGACCAGATACAATATCACAAAGTTGCAATGCATAGCTCGTCTTACTATCACGGCCAATGCTTTTTACAACTCGGAGTGGAAAAATGACTGAACTTCCATTGCCAATAGGATGCTCATGAGCAGGAGCGTTAGAACTTGTAATACGAGACCATATATCTAATCTTCGACTGACATTTGACGAATCATCATATATAACTATGAAATCGTCATCTGATCTCCGCCTCCAATGAGCAACGACGCCGATCATTGTAGTCATTTGTATATCGTCGGTACCAATAAATTTATCGATACTATAATTGTATTCGAAGCTAGCGCAACCTGCTATGGCAAGTTTCATAAAATCTTTGAATTCTCCACTGCATTTTTGATGTATTAACACAAAATCTTGAAACATATTTAATAGATTTTCTTTGGACGGCTTGCGTGAAAATCTTTGATATGTGTTGACAAGCTCACCAAGCACATCTCCAACTCGCTCATTTTCTGCCAAGTAATATATTTTGTTAACATACCTCCAGCAAAACCCTCCTGAATAGAAATCAAATCCAGCCTTATTAAACAATGGCTCAATAAGAAAATCGATTAACTTTGTCAAAACAGAATATTTTTTCTCAATAATGTACACAAAATATCTTTGATCATTTTCGCTTATATGCTTTGCAAACATCCTAAAATCTAGGTTCCTTCTTTTTCTCCAGAGTTCCGTGAATTTAAACTCTTGCGCTTTATATTTTGGGAAAGACGATCGAAGAATATCTTCAGCCTCCCTGTCGTCAATATCGCTGCTTCCAACTGAAAAAACTGGCTGATTAGGATCAAGTAGATTTGATCCTGTAAAATTACTCTCATCCATGTATATCTTTTTTATTTTTTTCATTTTTACATCATCAAGTATCTGATGTATATTTCAGATAACATAGAATTTATCCCAATATTACGGTGGCGTTGCATAACATGGTACACTCACGTTTAGTGGCATTTTATATGATTGGGGAAACAGCCCAATCATATATTCCTCTGCAGATTCACACAAATGCGCCAATACCTATACTATAAAATGTGCTATAGGCGTGAAGTTGCCGCATGCTACCTGAACGGATACGTGCTGTGCTCGATGGCTTATGTGTAGCGAACAATTGGGTGTACGCAACCATTACGCTTCTATGCCGAGTCACGTGGCATACAATGCGCACATATAAAGTGTTTGCAGAATGGGCTCAGAGCGGAGTGGTGGCCATCAACACAGTCGTAAGCTGCGGGGCAGCGACGTCGCCAATGTCGCGTCGGTGTCGCCGGCAACGGTGTCGCGCTGGAGTGCCGGGACCTCGTAGCCTCATCCGAGGACGCAGCTGGTCCTGTCCGACCTGCGCACCGTGATCGAGCGGCTGGCCGAGAGCTGCGCGCCCGACGAGACGCGGGTCTGGCTCTATTCCAGGTACCGCCTGCTGAACGGCGCACGGCCGATCGACCTGATCCATGACGGCCAAGCCGACGACGTGCTGACCGTGATCGAGAGCCTGGACGCGGCGACCTACAGCTAATGCCGCCGACGCAGCGCGTGCACGACCGGGCGCTGCTCGATGCGCTGGTGCCCGTCGACTGGGCCGCGTGGCGCGAGGGGCGGTCGCGACGGCGGCGCTAGGCTCGCTTCTGTCCCGTGTCCCGAACCTGTAGACTGGTATGTGGGCGAACGGTGCCCATGCAGGTGAAAGGACGGAGATGGATGTAGGCGTACCTGTCGTGACGCTGAACGGGCGGGCGATGAGCTTCGCGGCGATGGCCGGGATCGGCAGCCGGGCCGTGCAGGCGGTCGCGTGCCCGGACGGGCTGGCGCGCTGCCGGGCGGGACGGGCGGCGCTGGAGCGGGCGATGGCGGCGGGCATCGACGTCTACGGCGCGACGACCGGCGTGGGCGCGATGAAGGACGTCCATTTCGAGGACGACGAGCTGGCGCGCTTCAACGCCGGCCTGGTCCGGGCCCATCATTTCGGCACGGGCGAGCCGTTCCCTCTGTCGGTCGTGCGCAACGCCATGGCGATCCGGGTCAACACGGCGCTGACCGGCCGGGTCGGCTGCACGACCGAACTGGTGTCCGCCTATCTCGGCCTGCTGACGGCCGACGTGGTGCCGGTGGTGCGGCGCACGGGCTCGATCGGCTGCGCCGATATCGGGCTGATGGGCCAGATCGGCGCGATGCTGTCCGGCTATGGCGAGGCCGTGCTGCGCGGCCAGCGCATGCCGGCCATGGCAGCGCTCCAGGCGGCGGGGCTGAAGCCGGTGCGCATGGAGCCCAAGGACGGGCTCGCCTCGGTCAGCGTCAACGCCGTGGGCTTCGCGGCGGCCGGCGAGGCGCTGCGCAAGGCGGCATCCTCCCTGCGCGTGCTGCTGGCGACCAGCCTGGCCTCGGCGGGCGCCATGGGCGCGTCGCGCGATCCCTGGAAGGCGGCCGCCCATGTCGGCACCGAGCGCGAGGCGGCGATCGGCGCCTGGCTGTTCGACGCCTCGGACGACTGGGCCTGGCCGGCCGACACCCACATCCAGGACCCCCTGAGCCTGCGCATGATGTCCCAGATCCTGGGCGTGGTGCTGGGCGCGGTCAGCGCGGCCGGGCGGACCCTGTGCGAGGCGACCGGACGGGTCGACGACAACCCCGTGGTGGTCGAGGGGATGATGCTGACCTCGGGCGGGTCGCTGCCGCTGGACGTCACCGTCTCGCTCGAGACCGCGTCGATCGCCATGGCCCATGCCGCGCGCAACTCGTTCAACCGCTGCGTCATCATCGGCAACGGCATGCGGCGCGGCCTGCCGATCAACCTGGTGCCGCCGGGCACGGTCGCGACCGGCTTCGGACCGGTCATCAAGCTGGCGGGCGACCTCTACATGCGGGTCATGTCGATGGTCCAGCCGATCTCGCCGCAATCGATGGTGGTCGCGGCCGGGATCGAGGACGAGGCGGCGTTCCTGCCGCTCGTGGTCGAGCGCTTCGAGCGCCAGGTCGAGGCGATCCGGCGGCTCTCGGCGCTGGAGGCGCTGCTGGCCGCCCAGGCCATGGACCTGATGGCGGACCGGCCGAAGGGCGTGGTCGGGCTGGTGCGCGAGCTGGTCCGCAGCCATGCGGACTTCTACGAGGAGGACCGGCCTCTGTCGTCCGAGGTCGAGGCGATCGAGGCGACGCTCGGTTCGGACGAGACCATGGAGAGATTGATGGCGCTGGCGCCGATGCCCGACATGGATGATTTTTTCGCCCTTCACCCCGGTTTTACGAAACTCCCGCCGCTCGCCTGATTTACGCGTTGCAACCTGCCCCCGTTCGGGCAAGGGTCGTCGCAGGCATTCGAGGGAGAGCCGTCATGCGCCCGTTCCGACACGCGATTCCGCTCGCGCTGATGCTGGCCCTCGCGGCCGGCGCCGCCCACGCCCAGGTCAAGGTCAGCTCCAAGATCGACACCGAGGGCGGCGTGCTTGGCAACATCATCCTCCAGGTGCTGGAGGCGAACGACATCGCGGCCGAGGACCGTATCCAGCTGGGCGGCACGCCGGTCGTGCGCCAGGCGATCACGGCGGGCGAGATCGACATCTACCCGGAATACACGGGCAACGCCGCCTTCTTTTTCAACCAGGCGGATGATCCGGTCTGGAAGGACGCGGCCCAGGGCTACGAGCGGGCCAAGCAACTCGACTACGACGAGAACCAGATCGTCTGGCTGACGCCGTCGCCCGCCAACAACACCTGGGCGATCGCGCTGCGCCAGGACGTGGCCGAGGAGAACGGGCTGAAGACGCTCACGGACTTCGGCACGTGGGTGAGCGAGGGCGGCGAGGTCGTGCTCGCGGCATCGTCGGAATTCGTCAACTCGGCCTCGGCGCTCCCGGCCTTCCAGGAGACCTACGGCTTCCAGCTCAGTCCCGACCAGCTGATCACGCTCTCGGGCGGCGACACCGCGGCGACCATCGCGGCTGCCGCGCAGGGCACCAACAACGCCAACGCCGCCATGGTCTACGGCACCGACGGCGGCATCGAGCCGGGCGGGCTGGTCGTGCTCGAGGACGACAAGAACGTGCAGCCGGTCTACGCCCCGGCGCCGATCATCCGCGAGGCCGCCCTGCAGGCGAACCCGGAGATCGCCGACCTGCTCAAGCCGGTCTTCGAGGCGCTCACCCTGGAGACGCTGCAGTCCCTGAACGGCCGCGTGCAGATCGGCGGCGAGCCCGCGGGCGCCGTGGCGGAGGACTTCCTGACCCAGGGCGGCTTCCTCGAGTGAAGGCTTTCGACAAGCTGGGCGTGGTGATCGCCCTTCTCGCCGCCTACGCGACGCTGATCGCCCCCTTTGTGGCCTTCCGGCCGAACAGGATCGTGGCCGGCCAGCCGCGCGCCATCCTGGACGCGCTGCCGAACGGCCAGGGGTGGCTTCTGTTCGCCATCATGGGCGCGGCGGCCCTGGTGGCGCTCCTGCGCACGCCCGCCTCGCTTCGCCTGTTCGCCAGCCTGGCGGCGCTCGCGGCGCTGGGCGCGCTGGTGGGCGTGGCCGCGGTCGACCTCGTGCCCGAGGGCAACAGCTATGCCCGTGTCTCGCCGGCGTCCGGCTTCTGGATCGCGGCGTTCGCCTTCGCGCTGCTGGCGGCCGACGCGCTGACCCGGCTGGCGCTGGGGCCGCTGGCGCGGATCGGCGTGCTCGCTTTGATCGCGGCGGTGCTGGCCCTGGCGCTGACAGCCGGCATTTGGGACGGGCTGTCCGTGATGAAGGAGTACGAGACGCGCGGCCCCGCCTTCTGGCGCGAGGCCGGCACCCATGTCGTGCTCGCCCTGGGCTCGCTGGCGGCCGCCGCCCTGGTCGGCCTGCCGCTCGGCATTTTCTGCCATCGCCAGCCCAAGCTGCGCGCCGGCGTCCTGCACGTGCTCAACATCGTGCAGACCATACCCTCGATCGCCCTGTTCGGCATGCTGATCGCACCGCTGGGCTGGCTGGCGGCGAACGTGCCTCTCGCCGCGGCGCTGGGCATTCGCGGCATCGGCATGGCGCCCGCCTTCGTGGCGCTCTTTCTCTATTCGCTCCTGCCGGTCGTGGCCAACACCGTGGTCGGCCTGCGCAACGTCCCCAAGGATGCCGACGACGCGGCGCGCGGCATGGGCATGACCGACCGGCAGCGCCTGATGTCGGTCGAGCTGCCGCTCGCCTTCCCGGTCATCCTGACCGGCATCCGCATCGTGCTCGTGCAGAACATCGGGCTCGCGACCATCGCGGCCCTGATCGGCGGCGGCGGCCTGGGCGTGTTCGTGTTCCAGGGCATCGGCCAGACGGCGATGGACCTGGTGCTCCTGGGCGCGCTGCCGACCGTCGCGCTCGCCTTCGCCGCCGCCGTGATCCTGGATGCCGTGGTCGAGATGAGCCAGACGCCGACCCGGAAAGCCGCCCCCGCCGGAGCCGCCGCATGATCGAGATCGAGAACCTGACCAAGCGCTACGACGCGACCACGGTGGTGGACGGCGTCTCGCTCACGGTCGAGCGAGGCACGATCACGGTGATCGTCGGCACGTCGGGCTCGGGCAAGACCACGCTGATGCGCATGGTCAATCGCCTGGTCGAGCCGACCTCGGGCGCGGTCCGCATCGACGGGCGCGAGACCACGGCAATTCCTTCGCACGAGCTGCGCCGCCATATCGGCTACGCCATCCAGAACCACGGCCTGTTCCCGCATCGCACCGTCGGCCAGAACATCGGCACGGTGCCGACGCTCCTGGGCTGGGAGGAGAAGCGCATCCGCGCGCGTGTCGAGGAGCTGCTCAGCCTGTTCCAGCTCGATCCCGGAGCGTTCGCCGACCGCTACCCGCACGAGCTCTCGGGCGGCCAGCAGCAGCGTGTCGGCGTCGCCCGGGCGCTCGCGGCCGAGCCCAAGGTCCTGCTCATGGACGAGCCGTTCGGCGCGCTCGATCCCATCATCCGCGCCAAGGCGCAGGAGGACCTGCTGGCGATCCAACGCCGCTTCGGCGTGACTGTCGTCCTGGTCACGCACGACATGGAGGAGGCCATCCATCTGGGCGACCGGATCGCGGTGATGGACGGCGGCAGGCTCCTGCAATACGCCGAGCCGACCGAGATCCTGACCCGACCCGCGACCGAGTTCGTCGACGAGCTGATCGGCACCGGCGACCGGCCGTTCCGGCTCCTGTCGCTGAAGGCGGTCGGCGACGCGGTCGAGCCGGGCGAAGTCGAGGGCGCTCCGATCCCGGCCACCCGCTCGTTGCGCGACGCCTTGTCCGAGCTGCTCTGGTCGGGCCGGGAACAGGCCCCCGTGGTCGGCGACGACGGCGCCAGCCTCGGCTATGTGACGGTCATGGGCCTCGTGCGGCACGCAGCGAGGCCGGCGGCGTGAGCGCTACCGGCACGCTCGTCCGCCTCGCGGTCCTGGCGCTCCTGCTCCTGTTCCTGGCGGTCCCGGATGTGTTCGCGCCTCTGCTCCGTCCGCTGACCGAGAACGACGCGCCGGCCATCTACAACCAGGGCAGCCTGCTCGGCCTGACGCTCTCGCACCTGCAGACCGTGCTGATCGCGGTGACAGGCTCGACCATCGTGGCCGTGGGCCTGGCGATCCTGGTGACCCGGCCGTTCGGGCGCGAGTTCCTGCCCCTGTCGCGCAGCCTGGTCAATATCGGGCAGACCTTCCCGCCGGTCGCCGTCCTGGCCCTGGCCGTGCCGGTCGTGGGCTTCGGCGAAACGCCGACCCTGATCGCGCTCTTCCTGTACGGCCTCTTGCCGATCTTCGAGAATGCGCTCACCGGGCTGACCCGCCTGCCCGGCCCGGTGCTGGAAGCCGCGCGCGGCATGGGCATGACGGGCACGCAACGCCTGCTCCGCATCGAGCTGCCGCTCGCCTTGCCGGTCATCCTGGAAGGCATCCGCCTGGCGCTGGTGATCAGCCTCGCCACGGCGACGATCGGCTCGACCGTGGCGGCCAAAGGCCTGGGCGAGGTCATCATCGCCGGGCTTCTGTCCAACAACCTGGCGTACGTCGTCCAGGGCGGCGTGATCGTCGGCGTCATCGCCGTCCTGATCTACGACGGCCTTTCCGCGGTCGAGCGCATGGCCGCGCGCCGCGCCGGACGAGTGGCGCCGGGCGCCTGAGGAGGGGGTTTCATGGGACGCATCCTGACCGAGAGGGATGTCGAGCCGGCCGTGAAGGGCGGCTCGGTCTACGCCGCCGGCGGCGGCGGCTGGGCGGATCACGGCCGGATGCTGGGCAC
Above is a genomic segment from Geminicoccaceae bacterium SCSIO 64248 containing:
- a CDS encoding ABC transporter permease, with product MSATGTLVRLAVLALLLLFLAVPDVFAPLLRPLTENDAPAIYNQGSLLGLTLSHLQTVLIAVTGSTIVAVGLAILVTRPFGREFLPLSRSLVNIGQTFPPVAVLALAVPVVGFGETPTLIALFLYGLLPIFENALTGLTRLPGPVLEAARGMGMTGTQRLLRIELPLALPVILEGIRLALVISLATATIGSTVAAKGLGEVIIAGLLSNNLAYVVQGGVIVGVIAVLIYDGLSAVERMAARRAGRVAPGA
- a CDS encoding DUF3800 domain-containing protein, whose translation is MDESNFTGSNLLDPNQPVFSVGSSDIDDREAEDILRSSFPKYKAQEFKFTELWRKRRNLDFRMFAKHISENDQRYFVYIIEKKYSVLTKLIDFLIEPLFNKAGFDFYSGGFCWRYVNKIYYLAENERVGDVLGELVNTYQRFSRKPSKENLLNMFQDFVLIHQKCSGEFKDFMKLAIAGCASFEYNYSIDKFIGTDDIQMTTMIGVVAHWRRRSDDDFIVIYDDSSNVSRRLDIWSRITSSNAPAHEHPIGNGSSVIFPLRVVKSIGRDSKTSYALQLCDIVSGLSSKIFNFKFTDDDQLLALNILESGFSQLRYDGVRYQDIFPTVDPDKRGELDAVDMMVRTIFPGRADL
- a CDS encoding ABC transporter substrate-binding protein, with the protein product MRPFRHAIPLALMLALAAGAAHAQVKVSSKIDTEGGVLGNIILQVLEANDIAAEDRIQLGGTPVVRQAITAGEIDIYPEYTGNAAFFFNQADDPVWKDAAQGYERAKQLDYDENQIVWLTPSPANNTWAIALRQDVAEENGLKTLTDFGTWVSEGGEVVLAASSEFVNSASALPAFQETYGFQLSPDQLITLSGGDTAATIAAAAQGTNNANAAMVYGTDGGIEPGGLVVLEDDKNVQPVYAPAPIIREAALQANPEIADLLKPVFEALTLETLQSLNGRVQIGGEPAGAVAEDFLTQGGFLE
- a CDS encoding ABC transporter permease; protein product: MKAFDKLGVVIALLAAYATLIAPFVAFRPNRIVAGQPRAILDALPNGQGWLLFAIMGAAALVALLRTPASLRLFASLAALAALGALVGVAAVDLVPEGNSYARVSPASGFWIAAFAFALLAADALTRLALGPLARIGVLALIAAVLALALTAGIWDGLSVMKEYETRGPAFWREAGTHVVLALGSLAAAALVGLPLGIFCHRQPKLRAGVLHVLNIVQTIPSIALFGMLIAPLGWLAANVPLAAALGIRGIGMAPAFVALFLYSLLPVVANTVVGLRNVPKDADDAARGMGMTDRQRLMSVELPLAFPVILTGIRIVLVQNIGLATIAALIGGGGLGVFVFQGIGQTAMDLVLLGALPTVALAFAAAVILDAVVEMSQTPTRKAAPAGAAA
- a CDS encoding aromatic amino acid lyase, encoding MDVGVPVVTLNGRAMSFAAMAGIGSRAVQAVACPDGLARCRAGRAALERAMAAGIDVYGATTGVGAMKDVHFEDDELARFNAGLVRAHHFGTGEPFPLSVVRNAMAIRVNTALTGRVGCTTELVSAYLGLLTADVVPVVRRTGSIGCADIGLMGQIGAMLSGYGEAVLRGQRMPAMAALQAAGLKPVRMEPKDGLASVSVNAVGFAAAGEALRKAASSLRVLLATSLASAGAMGASRDPWKAAAHVGTEREAAIGAWLFDASDDWAWPADTHIQDPLSLRMMSQILGVVLGAVSAAGRTLCEATGRVDDNPVVVEGMMLTSGGSLPLDVTVSLETASIAMAHAARNSFNRCVIIGNGMRRGLPINLVPPGTVATGFGPVIKLAGDLYMRVMSMVQPISPQSMVVAAGIEDEAAFLPLVVERFERQVEAIRRLSALEALLAAQAMDLMADRPKGVVGLVRELVRSHADFYEEDRPLSSEVEAIEATLGSDETMERLMALAPMPDMDDFFALHPGFTKLPPLA
- a CDS encoding ABC transporter ATP-binding protein, producing MIEIENLTKRYDATTVVDGVSLTVERGTITVIVGTSGSGKTTLMRMVNRLVEPTSGAVRIDGRETTAIPSHELRRHIGYAIQNHGLFPHRTVGQNIGTVPTLLGWEEKRIRARVEELLSLFQLDPGAFADRYPHELSGGQQQRVGVARALAAEPKVLLMDEPFGALDPIIRAKAQEDLLAIQRRFGVTVVLVTHDMEEAIHLGDRIAVMDGGRLLQYAEPTEILTRPATEFVDELIGTGDRPFRLLSLKAVGDAVEPGEVEGAPIPATRSLRDALSELLWSGREQAPVVGDDGASLGYVTVMGLVRHAARPAA